The DNA region AAAGTAAATCTTTCAGGTGTAATTCCAGCAATCTTTGCATCAGCAATTTTGATGTTCCCTGCAACAGTGTTACAAGGAAGTCAAAATAAAATTTTAATGGCTATTGCAGACTTTTTAAGTCCAAGTAGTTATACATTCAATATTATTATGTTTTTATTAGTAGTATTCTTTGCATTCTTTTATGCAAGTATTACTTTTAATGCAAAAGATATTGCAGACAATTTAAAAAGACAAGGTGGATTTATCCCAGGTGTTAGACCAGGTGCATCTACATCTAACTTCTTAAATGAAGTAGCTAGTAGATTAACTTTATGGGGTTCTTTATATCTTGCAGCAATTTCAACATTTCCATGGTTATTAGTTAAAGCTATGGGTGTTCCATTTTATTTTGGTGGTGTTGCAGTTCTTATCGTTGTTCAAGTTGCAATTGATACAATGAGAAAAATTGAAGCACAGCAATATACAAGTAAGTATGAAACGCTAAGTGCAGTTGGTCTATAATTATGGCAATTGCAATTAGAAAACCAAATGAAATACAAAAACTTCGCGACGCTAATGTTATCGTCGCGAAAACTTTAAATTATCTAAGAGAAAATGTTAAACCTGGAATGACTTTGAAAGAAGTTGATAAAATGGGTGAAGATTTTATTCTTGAGCATGGTGCTAGACCATCTTTCAAAGGACTTTATGGTTTTCCTGGTGCTATTTGTACATCACTAAATGAAGTTATTATTCATGGTATTCCTGATGAAACTGTTTTAAAAGAAGGCGATATTTTAGGTCTTGATATAGGAACAGAGTTAGACGGATGGTATGGTGATGCTGCTATTACAATGCCAATCGGCAAAATTTCAAAAGAAGATGAAGAACTTATCGCTTGTTCAAAGGACTCATTGCTTTATGCAATTAGTATAATTAAAGAGGGTATGAGATTTAAAGAACTTTCTAAAGCAATAGAGGACTTTATAGTTGCAAGAGGTTATCAACCACTTGTAAGGTTTTGTGGACATGGT from Malaciobacter molluscorum LMG 25693 includes:
- the map gene encoding type I methionyl aminopeptidase; translation: MAIAIRKPNEIQKLRDANVIVAKTLNYLRENVKPGMTLKEVDKMGEDFILEHGARPSFKGLYGFPGAICTSLNEVIIHGIPDETVLKEGDILGLDIGTELDGWYGDAAITMPIGKISKEDEELIACSKDSLLYAISIIKEGMRFKELSKAIEDFIVARGYQPLVRFCGHGIGKKPHDEPEIPNYLENGSPKSGPKIKNGMVFCLEPMICHEGREPVILENDWDVVSEDGLRGSHYEHTVAVINGKAEILSTVDNQGEH